Proteins encoded by one window of Vitis riparia cultivar Riparia Gloire de Montpellier isolate 1030 chromosome 11, EGFV_Vit.rip_1.0, whole genome shotgun sequence:
- the LOC117924895 gene encoding probable inactive purple acid phosphatase 28, which translates to MESSVNQRWIIHYTFLYFTFISATLYLLQTLISPQLILGHQPITLKTNPPLPLRFSSLGAFKILQVADMHFGNGAVTRCRDVLPSEFDACSDLNTTRFLRRLIDAERPDFVAFTGDNIFGTSAADAAESLFKAFSPVMESRLPWAAVLGNHDQKSTMTREELMTFISLMDYSLSQINPPEDPSDPAIGRLLGDIDGFGNYNLSVNGAAGSHLANSSVLNLFFLDSGDRATVGELQTYGWIKESQLRWLHGLSQGFLSPPTETPALAFFHIPVPEVRQLYLKEIVGQFQQPVSCSMVNSGVLQSLVSMGDVKAVFVGHDHTNDFCGNLDGIWFCHGGGCGYHGYGRAGWPRRARIIVAELGKGERAWMGVERIRTWKRLDDEKLSKIDEQVLWDLHRPQ; encoded by the exons ATGGAATCCTCTGTGAACCAAAGATGGATCATCCACTACACCTTCCTCTACTTCACCTTCATCTCTGCAACTCTCTATCTCCTCCAAACCCTAATCTCCCCTCAACTCATCTTAGGCCATCAACCCATCACTCTCAAGACAAATCCTCCTCTCCCTCTCCGCTTCTCCTCCCTTGGCGCCTTCAAAATCCTCCAG GTGGCCGATATGCATTTCGGAAACGGAGCGGTGACTCGGTGCAGAGACGTGTTGCCGTCGGAGTTCGATGCCTGCTCCGATCTCAACACCACTCGGTTCCTCCGCCGGTTGATTGACGCGGAAAGGCCTGATTTTGTTGCCTTTACAG GAGACAACATATTTGGGACAAGCGCTGCTGACGCTGCTGAGTCTCTGTTTAAAGCTTTTAGCCCTGTCATGGAGTCTAGACTTCCTTGGGCTGCAGTTTTGGGAAACCATGACCAGAAATCAACCATGACTCGTGAAGAATTGATGACATTCATCTCCCTTATGGACTATTCACTCTCACAAATCAATCCTCCTGAAGATCCCTCCGATCCTGCCATTGGACGCCTTTTAGGAGATATAGACGGGTTTGGGAATTATAATCTCAGTGTCAATGGTGCTGCAGGTTCCCATCTGGCCAACAGCAGTGTCCTCAATCTCTTCTTTCTGGATAGTGGAGACAGAGCTACCGTTGGGGAACTTCAAACTTATGGATGGATTAAGGAATCACAACTTCGCTGGCTTCATGGCCTTTCTCAAGGATTTCTTTCGCCTCCAACCGAAACCCCGGCCCTGGCTTTCTTCCACATCCCAGTCCCGGAAGTCCGGCAGTTGTACTTGAAAGAGATTGTGGGTCAGTTTCAGCAGCCTGTATCGTGTTCAATGGTTAACTCTGGAGTCTTACAGAGCTTGGTCTCCATGGGAGATGTAAAGGCTGTGTTTGTAGGCCATGATCACACGAATGACTTCTGTGGGAACTTGGATGGCATATGGTTTTGTCATGGCGGAGGGTGTGGGTACCATGGATATGGTAGGGCAGGGTGGCCAAGGAGAGCCAGGATCATAGTGGCTGAGCTTGGGAAAGGGGAAAGGGCTTGGATGGGCGTGGAGAGGATCAGGACATGGAAGCGACTGGACGATGAGAAGCTGAGCAAGATCGATGAGCAAGTCTTATGGGACCTCCACCGCCCTCAGTAA